The Apium graveolens cultivar Ventura chromosome 6, ASM990537v1, whole genome shotgun sequence genome contains a region encoding:
- the LOC141665654 gene encoding uncharacterized protein LOC141665654 codes for MVRQAVGSHLAWPRDMVIFPTVIKKKKVKEIPLSKAKSELLCLQEEFDSAKTHKNVPSCFSLLYKHAKTFMKATRASLPISCNTEVFGVEKIIFILHKNIIALLEYDMIGQSTIATYMAYLHTVVTENDDLDLFAFCDPGVTFSLNKGFESYIVNWLKEGNVDRVFFLPHNENQHWILVIIWEGDIYIYNPLSHPHHFPKLEKALSSAIKTFNAETGRGNKPAKTKNLIGSPKQPGGHECGYVVLCYMKKIISDREMTFRTKLEYGDEYGWVDWFLVVDMDVGCLLDVGMVKCWLSENAVGFWL; via the exons ATGGTCCGCCAAGCTGTTGGCTCACATTTAGCATGGCCTCGGGACATGGTAATCTTCCCGACTGTAATTAAAAAG aaAAAGGTTAAGGAAATACCTTTGTCAAAAGCAAAAAGTGAGTTGTTATGCCTACAAGAAGAATTTGACAGCGCAAAGACACATAAGAACGTGCCGAGTTGCTTCAGTTTGTTATACAAACATGCGAAAACTTTCATGAAAGCTACTAGGGCCTCTTTGCCGATTTCGTGCAATACAGAGGTCTTTGGAGTAGagaaaataatatttattttgcaTAAAAATATAATTGCCTTGTTAGAGTATGACATGATCGGACAATCTACAATAGCGACATACATGGC CTACTTGCATACCGTGGTCACTGAGAACGATGATTTAGATCTGTTTGCCTTCTGCGATCCTGGTGTTACATTTTCCCTCAACAAAGGTTTTGAATCTTACATTGTCAATTGGTTGAAAGAGGGGAATGTTGATCGTGTATTCTTCCTGCCACATAACGAGAA TCAACATTGGATTTTAGTCATAATATGGGAGGGTGACATCTATATCTACAATCCTTTGTCTCATCCGCATCATTTTCCTAAGTTGGAAAAAGCACTGTCAAG CGCAATAAAAACTTTTAATGCCGAAACTGGAAGGGGAAATAAGCCTGCAAAAACAAAGAATCTTATT GGATCGCCCAAACAGCCTGGTGGTCATGAATGCGGCTACGTCGTCCTGTGctatatgaaaaaaataatttCCGACAGAGAAATGACATTTAGAACCAAG CTGGAATATGGAGATGAATATGGATGGGTGGATTGGTTTTTGGTTGTAGATATGGATGTTGGTTGTTTGTTGGACGTCGGAATGGTTAAATGTTGGTTGTCGGAGAATGCagttggattttggttgtag